The following nucleotide sequence is from Myxococcales bacterium.
TCCCGGAACTCGAGCGGCGCGTTGGGGTCCTCGTCTTTGTGAACGGTCTCGGCGAAGCCGACCTGTTCGAGGCCTTCCAGGTGGGGCTGCAGCGCGGGTTGTTCACTGGGTAACCGTGGCCGCACCGTGGCGAATTGTGCCACGTCGCCGGGCTCGAGTCCTCGCGCCGCCACCCCCGGCGGTCAGCGCTTCACCCACATCGACCAGACCCAGCACTGCGCTCCGAGGGTCGTGATACCGGCACCCACCGCGCACGCAAGGTTCACGAGAAGCTGCAACGCAGCGCCGCGCAGCTCGGCGAAGTCGAGGTACGCGGCCGCAACGGCCATGTTCGCGGCCGCCGGCACCGTCGTGACCGAGATCAGGACGCCGATCAGAGCGCCGGATTTCGCCGTGCTGAGTGAGAGAATGCCGGCGACGCCCGCCAGCAGGGCGACAATCACCGAGTAAGCATCGGGGTGCGAAATGAACAGCGTTTGTGTCCGCGCCAGTGTGGCGGGCGTCACATTGCACGCGCGCAGCGCCACTACCGATAGCCAGGTCGCGGCGATGGCCACCGGAAATCCGACCAGCAGGGCGATTGAAGAGCGCAGCGCCAGCGACCAGCGTCTCTGGACCGTGGCGACGCAGAGCCCGGCAAGCGGACCGAACTCCGGCCCGACCACCATCGCGCCGATGATCAACACGACCGAGTCCGTCAGAATGCCGATGCCGGCAATCACCGTGGCCAAGACCAGGAACATCAGGAAGCTCGCATTCAGCTCCGAGCTCTCCGAGGTTTGGGACTCGACTTCCTCCCACACCACCGCATTGCCGGGTGAGCCTTCCGCTGCGAGCGT
It contains:
- a CDS encoding DUF389 domain-containing protein; its protein translation is MLHLRLVVPADLSDQVLEALSRNASVTNLVRWPGVAIKPAGDLLGCDVAREDGSVVLEQLKAMGVDRSGSIAVEMLDASLSDAADAATLAAEGSPGNAVVWEEVESQTSESSELNASFLMFLVLATVIAGIGILTDSVVLIIGAMVVGPEFGPLAGLCVATVQRRWSLALRSSIALLVGFPVAIAATWLSVVALRACNVTPATLARTQTLFISHPDAYSVIVALLAGVAGILSLSTAKSGALIGVLISVTTVPAAANMAVAAAYLDFAELRGAALQLLVNLACAVGAGITTLGAQCWVWSMWVKR